The genomic region CAAGTATTCCGAAGAACAAACGATCTTCGACTCGCAAGTCTCTCGGGCCTCGCAGCTTCTCGAGCGGATAGAAGCTTGTCGCCTGTATCGCGGCCTCGAATGCTCGGAGTTTCTCTTCGAAATGCTCTCCAGACGTTGTTCCCTTTGCGGTTGCACTCCGACGAGACGCAGGGTGTTACATTCCGGACGTATGACGCACGCCACGGACTCTCGCCACGATTCCTTTTCCCTGGTCCCCCGAGGCCCTGCTTCAGAGTTCAATAAGAATCTCTGACAAACCTGCTGCCTCTATTAACACGTTCCGCCTCGGAAACCCACGCTTCCATCGGGGTAGTCGATATCCGATCCCCGCGCGCAACTGCTTAGTTGCAAAACGCTTCAATCGAAAGATACGCCTCTGAATAGTATTGCGATTTGCCGCACAGCCTACCGCCGGGAAACATAGATAATCAAGATCGAATGTCCGTGTACGGTGCACTGTGTCTTTAATTGCAGTAATGCTTCGCTATATGTGAACATTTCGGGACCAAAATGTTACTTACATCGTGTACTATAACTATCTTTCCATCTCTTATCACTAGCCAATGTAGAACGTAGAAAGAACAACACTGTATCGGCGATACTCtgctaatttttaattaattgcttTATGAAACTTTTGCTAGTATATCCGcgacacttttctgattaaaatgagtccaaacacgatacaattaggttcatatttactcgtttaatccacgatatagtggaacctcgattatccgaaccgacgaTATCTCATCCACTTCTTGTTCCTTTTTCTAAGTAACCATTCGAACGGTagaattgaatttttttgtacCTGTACTACTAAGGCGTGCACTTATTTTAGTAAAAGAAATTGTACGAAATTCGGCCTACAGCCGGATTGGCATTAAATAATATCACGGCTCGTTTAAAATGTTACCTCTACAATTCTTCGTCCATTAACCTAATATACTAGCTCTCAATTCTTAGTAGATCATTTCAGTTTATTTAGTTTCATAATTTTGCAACAAGATCTCCACGTAGATCGCAGCTGTCGCTCGCAACTCAGTTTACAAGCGTTCTAGAACCATCTCTGTAGAAAGTCTGGAGACAGGAACTCCATATAGACCAGCACGAACGTCTACAATATTGCATGTAGAAATTTCTGCTCGAGTCAGTTAACAAATAAACAAACGTAAAACCCGTGAAAGTATTCGCGTCGATCGGCTTCGACCTCGTGACTCGTAGACTTGTAGCTGTTCTCTTACTATTGAGTTGTTTCAATCtttgtttatcaatttttcaacctACTTCTCCGAGATTAATATTGATCCTACCAGTGGAGCTGACGTAAATATCTTATCATTTGACTGCTAGAAAGTCAGATTTTAGATGGCAGATTCGTAAGAGGAAACATTCGGAACAATCCCTCGTTGGAAATGGATCAAAATCTCACCATCCCAGGGTGAAACGTTTCTGGAATACTAATCAGGACCTTCATCTTCAATCTTTGTGAAGTAAACTGTTTCCCAACGGTTTCTGAAATACGTTCCTGTTTTATCAAGTGTTATTGCGTAGCACACAATAATGTTtcatcataaatacataaattccGCAGCCTATTAATTATATTCTAAGGAAACATTTCACCTCACAAGTCCTGATCTCTGAGAAACATCACCAGGACGTTGACATCAAAAGCATCGTGTTAAGGATCCAATAAAATCTCAGCTTATTAATTTCTGCGGCTAATAACACGTTGAAGGAAGCGGTCAGCGGACACGTGTTCCAATTACAGAGAGCACATTCTTCCTTTAGCCGCGCGAAATTTTCTCGTCCCGCGCGTTCGCGGTGGTTGTTGAAATTGTCGCGTTAAGGGGTCCCATAGCGGTGTCGTTGACGTGTCACGAACCGGGGCACACAAGTCTCGGTTGGTTTTAATGCGAGCGTAACTCGGAAAGATTATGCCCGTGAAAGTGCTCTCCGTTCCGACGATTACGATCAAGAAGCTCCTTTCTTCTCCCGGCTCGGCGCGCGTTGCGTTTCTTCCTCGAAGAACGAGCGGCGTCCGTCTCCCTCGAGCAGATCCCAATCGCCCGGCCCAGAGAACTCTCTCGCTCATGGACACGTATCGCTCGCTTTCGGAGCTTGTGGCCCCGGTAATGAGCGACATTTTAGTCACCGGTCACGTCTCGGTTGGATGGCTCGCACGAATACACACACGCCGTCGGACCTGGAAAAGTTACTTCTCGCTCGGTTTACTGGCATGACTGCTTATTGTTTCGAATATATGATGCCGCGGAGGATTCCGCTCTGTGGCGCAACCGAGATCGTATCGTCCTGGATCCTCGTGAACGATCGTCGCACAAAGAGGCCGTCCATCGAACGTGTCATACTTTGGTTGTTACCATTTTAAAGTATTTGAGTGGAGTGGTTGTGTATTGAGGATTCTGATTTGTCTAGGATGAGCTGAGTACAATGGTTACCCTTTAGGGCAAGGCTTAGGCTCTGTAGAGTCCTATAGTTACTCGAGAGCAACTAGGCCACGCCCACTTCGGATATTTCATTGTGTTCTATTTAGCGAGATACctcgttttcaattttttgagcTATTTAGGTTGATGAATGACCCATTAGAGCACTGGTTTCGTTCATTTGAATTGAGAGCAACGAGGCCACGCCCACTCAATATAATTCATTCTAATCTATCCACCGAGATAGTTGCCACATATGCAGGACTTGGAGGCTTATCTTCCTCTTGTTTTTCTCAGGAACAATCTAGAAGACTCATGGCTCCTTGGGCCATTTTCTGGCCACTGACTTGGATTCATTTCGACCCAGAATTTCATTACAAAAGGTTTAACCGTTTCCCACATGATCTCATCTCAacaattcaataaaataaaatataattgtagtCGGTATGGAGTTAAGAAGGCTTGTGTGCGATCCAAGTAAAATTTCGCGTTGCAAAGTGGCGCATCAGGATCTGCCCGAGCATGGCAACACGCAGCACGGCAGATTATAAACGCCAAACGGTGGAAGAAGAACGTAGTCGGCATTCTCCGCCACGACAattgcattattattattcccgACGGTAATCTCCACAATGGCCGATAGCCTCCCTTCCTTTCTTCGATTGCGGCGCGGGGTTCACCGGTGGCACGCGCGACAAAGAGCTCACGCGGCTCTCTGGACTCGGTGGCCCGTTATTCGTTAAACACAGCTTTTCTACCGGAGAATGGAAATCGACCCGTACAAACCTAACCTCGGTCAACTGCTCCGATTGGTTGCTCCCTCCGATATCTATAATCGCGAACAACCCCCACCCCCCGGGTCACAATCTTGAGAAATATCAGAGCTTTTTCCCTGATCGGGTTAATTCGAACTCCGCCCAGAAAACTGAAAATCCTTCGACCCTATTTTATGCCTAAGTGGTCAGTTCATGTCCATTGTATGAATGGTAAAATTTTTCACCTaacatgcaaatcaatttttattgcaatataccAACCCCTGTCTTATATCAAGTCGGACTCGTGGCGAAGATTTCTAAAGCATCTACTGAataaaaagtgactgatgtgtatagtatttattttataaaaataacaagattaaatttatttatattttgtgcgatttttactgtaatatacagggtgtctcagctgaaggaggccacctactaaatatctcctttatttttaatggcgcaaaaaatatttatggcataatttaaatggtatcgaaggaagaatatcatagaagaacaatttcttttgtccggttaatttttcatagtttttcaaggtcattgtaatttttttatcgggaaaactatttttttttcattccagcttgtagcggctgaaaaaatacatttgaatatgcttaagtcattaacaagatggaacaaaacaaaataagttttcccgataaaaaataacgatgaacttgaaaaaattattaaaaaataaccggacaaaaaaattgttcttctatgatattcatccttcgataccatttgaattatgccataaatatttttttttgtgccattaaaaataaaagagatatttaggtgtcctgcttCAGTTGAGACACCCTGGAGTcagaaaatatattcaataaattcccatgaaaacacctttacaatttcattaattgtccaataaaaaatctaaaatgagtCATGtcacccctcgtggtaggtttagcgttaaattgAAATCAGCTATCAGTGGAGTAATGCATGTAGATGAAGTAGatgtagaaagaaattagaaaattgacaaaaattaattaggTAGTTCACATGGCTGATGATTTTCTGACGTTTCTGCAGTTTTCGTGCGTCGCCGACGAAACCGCAGGGTGTCGAAAGTTAATCGACCCGATCGGAACCATTAACAATGCAGCGTGGTCGGTTGACGGTGCGCGCGTCAGCCATCTTGTCCGTGTGTATCTCGGGACGTAATGTATTCCGGCGTATTGACGTAACGCAGAATACGTTCATTACGACAATGGGCTATTTATTCCTATTTAGACGGTGGTCCGGCTGCGATCGGTTGGTCCCGGTGCTAGATGAAAATTATTGTCGCGCCTCTACGCCTCGCTCAGCTCCGTTCAGCTTCGTACGTGAGCCGGGCTCGCTCACGTTCGCGCCGGACATTTATCAACGATGTTAATAATTTTGCATGCGTGCCGAGGGATAGGCGAATACTAGCTGCTACAAACCGACCGGTTGAATAATAAACATGGCCCGGTCCGTGGCTCCGTTTCGGGACGGGCCCGCGCCATTTCGATTTGAAACGCGACACGTTCTCTTTCGATTTCTACGGTACTCCGAAAACTAGCAATCAGCTGGACAATATTATGTTTTTATGGTTTTTGATCATACATTGAACTCGCAAGATAACCCTAACTTAGataaacctaacccagaccattcAATTGATGAGAATTTTTATTGTCGTtgccattccattaccaagtgagatttttaaaatactgtACAAGTCAGAATGACTTTTCTCTCACAattgttgttttatttatttattaattgcatTACTAACACTGGggttacttatttaatatttacgaTTAAATAAGATTTATTTCtttgtgtatattttatttaaagagTTATCCTCAGAATTTTCCAGTTTCCAAATATTTCGAATGTACGGTCGCAGTGTTTTTGGAGTTTGCGACTTAAATATTTAGTTACATGCATCTAAGTGCAATAGATTATTTGAGATAAGGATTTCTGGATCGACGGATTCGCGTGTTTGCTTCCGTTCTGGGCGAATCGGCGCACGCCGGATAAATTATTATCGATCTCTCGCGGTGTGCACCGATGCACGGGTAACCTCGTGCGGTGTTATGATTAATGGAATGAAAACGAGAGGGGAGTCGATGAAGTCATCGGGTCTCTGTTACGTTCGAGTGTCAGCTTTGCTACACTTTCGACAAAAATACCACATTCCCTCCGCTCGATCCCTATTTCACCAAAACCGTTCGCGCGAACTCAAGTTCCCAGTTGCTGCTTTAACTTACAATCGGACACTGCACGGGATTGGTTCGACAAACTGGctaaaaatagaaattcaattttttccaaaatcaTCAATATGCAAATCGATAAGGATttcacccccttaagggggtgtGCAACCCCGTAAGCCGAATGAAATTGAGTAAATCTAACACTTTTTTCGAATATAAAGAAActgaaaaaaaagatttttttaaggGAACATTAATCAACATCTTAgctttattttcatattttttttattacatacaATTACAAAATGGTGGAGTTGTATAACATTATCTAACTTTGTCCAGCAAAACCTTGGTACATAGCTTTGTTAAATGTTATTTGTTTaaatcaaaatatattttataacaccGCGGCCTTGAGCTTTCAGTTAAGATAGTTTCGGTCAGTTTGAGACACCCCGTCGGATGCGAATCAAAAGGTAATTACCAAGCAGGAAATTTCGGGCTAACGGTAGATAGAACGGCGATACCTTCGGTTAAAAATCTGTTAGTCACGATTACCTTTCCCTTCACAATGGGCCCCGGCGAAACGGATGTTGCCCAACGCGTGCCGTTTGCACACAGACACCCGGTTGTCGTCTTTAGACTCCCACTAGTCTCGGTATGACACGCTCGAGAAACTTTCTCCGTTCGACACAATTCGGCTGCGAACGAGACGCCTTCGCATAAATGTCACTTGGGGCATGGCAAATACGCTCGTACCGCGTTCAATAATCCATTATTGTTCAATCTCTAGGTCTGGGTACATGTCCAGTCCCAAAAGAAATTAATGAGTTTCATCCGAAgttgatcactagactgtggatctttatacaaaataaaaatgttctgcattatgTGTCGAAAGCTGAAGCGAAGCAAAAATTATGACTTTGAACATTAAAAATTATCACGatgttcttcaatttttccaaattattcatgaatgcataaaaatttcgagaaacgtgcgaattatacaataaatagcAAGAAAAATTGACCTAAAAAGAGGCCTCTTGTACTTCAAGACTATCTGTGTACATCCTGAAAAGGTTCAGTCCCGTAAGTCCAATCGTTATTCTGGaaagaaattctaaaaaattacTTGTTTTCGTTGCACGGAAAGCCCCCTTAGCGTCGCGCACGTTCTTTCCGGGGGCAGATGCGGCTCGTAGGTGTCGTGTCGGAtggtttaccaattggtacagactACAGAGAGTCGCGGCGCGGTACGTGTGCGTAAAAACATTGGCGGAGGGGAGTGGTGCTCGGTGCAGAAGCGCGTGCCTCTCTGCGACCGCGGTGCATTTCACGCGATGCACACGGTCCgagcgcacgcacgcacgcatagTTGCTCGTACCGTGGCCGTGCGTTTCTCTTCCGTCTCTCATTGTCAgtcattctctttctctctccttcccTGTATCGTGGCCCACGTATCCCCTCGacacgacggcgcggcgcggcggtgtctCTGTCTTGctcttcctctctttttccGTCGGAAGGGGCGCGCTTGCGCCTATGCGCGAACCAGTGCCACCCGTCCGTCGAGCGCTGCGCTGTTGCCGTCTCCTCCCGTCTCTCTTCTCCTTGCCCACCGCTTTCTGCGGAGCTCCAGCTGAGCGTGCACCAGTGGTTCCCATTCCGTTCTTTACATTCATACTGCTGGAGTACTCTGCGTGCTTCGCAAGAAATCCCATGGCAGGAATGCGACAGCAATCCGTCCGACTGGCTCATTCCGCACGCATTTTCggttctagccgaattattggctaaaGTGTGGACGGCAGAGTCGAACCATTGCATCCCCTTCGCCCCTGTGCCATTCAGCGAATTTTCTATGAGGTGCGGAGGTTAAACTGACGGAGTACAGTGACCCTTTTAATATTCTTACACCcctaaaaggacgataactttttaaccctttgcgctcggagatattttaacttggaaattaaacattttcttcttaaattttttaattttatggatatgaaattggtgtaatacctcgtgaaatacctaaatgtttagtaattgattcgataccgacacatttataatgtaaacaatatttggaataatggtacagcaaattttagtggcgcctcagagtcaccattcgagtgctaagggttaaatattgGATCataacagtttttttttaaaaagtttgatcggttagtttactacatgacgtggaaaaaaatgttcactGTTACTTCACGCGTCGTACTGCAAACTAATTTCTCTCTAACGTCTTCCAATTCGAAGTTCTAAGGCGCAGCTGCCTCTACGCCTATGCATGGACCAGTGTCGCCTGTGGTTCGAGCGCTGCGCTGTTGTCGTTTACTCGTTTCTAAACAGTTTCTCTCTGTATGCATACTTCTGAACGAAGCTCGAGTTGAGTGTATTTCAGTGGTTCTCATCTTCGGATCATCTTTGGATCAATGGGATAGTACAGGTGTgctatttttcttctttctatCGTGTCAACAATCAATCGCAAAATGTTCAAACTCAATAGTTCACATGAATACACAAGTGAACGATTTAttcatcgaattcattcatttaattaacatttctaATACACATTACTGTTTCTCGAGCACAGGTTCGCAGAACAATTTGTGTTTTCGAAGGTCTCGAACTCCGGAGGAGAAAACATCGGTTGCGAAAATCCCGAGTATGATCTCGCGTAATGCGATTAGGGGATTTTTCCTCGTCGCGTTCGCCGAGACTTTTACAAGGCGGCGAATTACGCGCAAAAAGTGCCGCGCGTTCGCTATATCGCGAATTGCGACAATACGCTCGGACACAGTCCTCGGAATCCGTGGCGAAGCGTAATGAACGATTTCACAATGTTTCTTTATTGTCCGCGCGCGATTTACATGATCCAGTAACACGGAGTAGCGGTTGCGCAACGTTCGCCCGTTGCTCTCGCATTGTGCTTGTGAGAAACGCGTAAAAAAGTTGCGGAAAGATTGCGGAACTTCCAGCAGGTTCCCCCACTCGACTCGTGAAACATAAATGGATCCGCTTTTGCACTGTCAGTTTTAATCCACGTGTCGTTTCTTCCGTTGTCATGTGCAGCCGGTGATCCAATTAGGATGAATAACTTCGACATTATTGTTTGAAGTTTGGTCgccgatgaaattgaaaatgcggTTGTGGTGATACCGGTTTTGTTGCGAAACGTTTCGTTCGATTTTTTCAGTGACGTACGATGACgtcttttatctttttttgaagAGTATGCACAGTGGGCGATTAAATTGTTCGTGGCATTTGCACGAATTGACGCGAGTTTATATCGGAACAATCAatgttataaattaaaattaacccTTATATTTTACTTAATTATATTAAACTTAAATAGTCCAGCAAAATTGTGTACTTACATGTGAAGaatagaaagaaatgtttaaagtaGGGTAATATAAAATACTTTAACGAATGGCTTTGCCGAAAATGTCTGGGTGTTAATAAGCAAGGACAGAAGTCGATGGTGTATCGATGGGCAGAAACGAGGTTCCAAGAACACGTAGCCTGCAGAACCAGGTTAAGCCACCGTAGAAAGCTACATTTATAACCATATGGTGTCTGTGGTAATGTTTTATGTACCGAGGAAGGGTTGCGCGGCGATGTATGGTCCACATGGTAGCGGGCTCTGCTTCGACCCCATAGCATCCTGTCTATGGCGAAGGTAGCGAACGAGGGGATGGTCGAGAAGACAGCGACGCTCAAATTTTCAACCTCGCGTACAAAAACACCCAGAGATTCTTCACCAGATTTCTCTTACACAATGCTTCCTAAAACCTAAGCTTTAATCAACAATTTTGTCTACGAAGTGAACAATCCAGGatcaaaaaatgaaaataaagaatCGTGTCGACATGTTTGTACTGCGTTCCAGATATTGATTCCGCAGGGTTGCTTTTATTAGCGAATCCTATTCGAAAACCGCTGATCGAAAGGCAGGTGGCTGGTCTCTGTAGGTAGGACTTTCGAAAATCTCGTTGTGCGGTGCACCTTTGAGCACCGAAGGATCGAGTACAGCTGCCAAGTGTCCTCGATGTGGCCAGGTAGGGTATTTATTGATTCAATGGCAGTAGCTGTGTGCCCGCAGTTAGGCACTCTGATGTAATTCTAGAACCCGGCAGAGGGCTGGCTTGACAGAGAGCCACGATAGGGTTCGCGCGGCGTTATCGCGTTGTCAAAGGACAGGGAAAAATATGTTACCCTCCTCATGGCACAACACTTGACCATACACAGAAATGTTTATCAAATAGCTTGgtgaaaaataattatacagTCAGGGACagtttaaagtggacacccttaaaaatcgcataactttttagaaattggtccacaggacttgaatttttttaagatgttagaccggctagttcgctagagaataagcaaacaaaaatttaatacgattgcaattggtaggaattatacaaaattttttataatgatGTTTCGTCGacatttttatctgggcctgtaaggataatttaaaaaatgcgttttatagatttcggtaacttatatgcatactgcgactttcacccttaagctctcatctttaaacgtatgtagctcatttgcaatgttgaccgatttcgatgaaattttcagtatgcacataagttaccgaaatctataaaacgcattttttaaattatcggtacaggcccagataaaaatgttgacaaaacatcatttttaaaaatattgtataattcctaccaattgcaatcgtattaaatttttgtttgcctattctctagcgaactagccggtctaacatcttaaaaaaattcaagtcctgtggaccaatttctaaaaagttatgcgatttttaagggtgtccactttaaattgtccctGACTATATATTCGTTAACGAATTTTACTAACTATACTATctcaaaaatgtacttccttttCTTCTGCGAACACCTTCTCCGCGACCCATCTCGATTCCCGATCGACAAAGAGCGACCACCGATTCGCACGTTGGACCAATTTAAATCCAATAAACTACCTGGTGATCATGGTTGCGGTGCAAATAAGTTTCTTAGGAGCTTGTGTACCCGCAGCTCGAATTCCGCGGATGTATCGCGAGCTTGTTCTCGCTTGTTCGTAGACAATGAGCGACTCCTCCGAGGCTCGAGAGAACGTAATAAGCCATTGTTCCTGAACCGATAAACAGCTAGTAAATAATCAATTAACGCTTCACTATAATGGGACCTCCCATAAGTTATCTTCCGATGTACAGTGCGGAATTCGCAAGTCGCAACTCGCAAAATTAGCGAATGTGAATTTATCGTATACACTAAGCCAAAATCGTTTTCGAATAATAATGTAACTATAAAATGTAACCACTCGTGATTTATTTAAATACAGTCagcgtaaaaagtattcgtgcaCCCTTTAAAAGCAAATGACTTATTCAAATGTGGACTTAGggggattagtttactagctgatGTGTAAATAGTTATTTAAAATTGTTCTGTGCCTATAATGAGAATTTGAAACAGGCATTTTCTACatctaaatattttaaatacacaTGTAATGACATCAAAATAAAGTTACAATTGATTAACTATGAGAGGCTCGAATTAATTAGCACGCTTAATAGAATGTTGGCGAAGAGTCATAGAAAACATTTTGTATAATGAAGAGCAAATTGAAGATAAACCGAAAATCGTGTCACCACTTTTGCAATGATCCAGTAGAGATGTGGTCCTCGGACTAGGAAATTGCAAGTAAATTATACCAGGAGGTAGAATCAGGAACGAGAGCAGGAAGAGCAGAGAGAATGCAGCAGAGTGCAACAGAGTGCACTAGGTGTGAGGTGGTCAGTATCGAGCGACCTGCCTCTGATGCACCATCCCCTGGCTCTTCTGGCTTCTGAACCCTTCTCCACCTCCTTGTCAACGTTATAATCCCGTCGAGCACCTTATAATATAATTACTCTTCACCGCCAATGGCCGTTATTAGTAAACTGGCAATAAGTAATTACCGCGGACGAGTGGTTGTATGCAGGCGGAATTAGTGAGCAATTGTGACCCGAGCGGCGGCGGCTGCACGCCGGGAAAAATACGCGCACACAGTCGCACGAGGAATGCAAATGAACAGGAAAGAGTGCGATTGAAAATTAAACAACTGGATCGCCGCCTCTTTTATTGCGAACacattattattttcaaacCCCTCAAAATAATTGAACATGTTTTACGCACGCAGAAACCATGAGGATTCGACGCTCCGCaatcatttcgatcactttcgACCAATTAATAAATAGAGatcgaaatttttatgcaaaatgacaaTTGTATCAATTGCTAAACACGGAAGCCACTTTTATTAAATTCTGTTTTCCggtctaatcactagactgcggatctttatgcaaaataaaaatgtttgcattgattgcaagacacaggagtgaaataaaagtttctatcttcttttaattatctgatttaGGTAAAACCAATACGcgttgatgtctttaaatctttttcattGACGAACATAAAACattcattttaaaaaagaagGAATGGTAAGGAATggaaaaatttttatgaaattgttgGAACTTACACAAAAGTTTTTGCAGAACGATTCGCAGTCTAGGGATCACAGTGATAGAGTTCGGCGAGAAAATCGCGACTCATCGCCTTGAGGACGCGTTTCTTCGGCAAACATCGCGCCATTCGCTAATTGTTCGCGAATGACGTTCTGGAAATAGCATATTCGGCGGAATATTATGGTCGCGAGTCGTCCTATAAACAATACggtgtgtttgtgtgtgtgtgtacgttcTAGCTAATTATCCCCGACTGTTAATAATTATTCCGGCCAAGGCGAGCGGAGACATTGCGCCGCCTTCGGCCAATAAATAATCGCACCGTTGCTAATTAACGCGTAAATCAACCGTGCAGGAAGCAGCCGGGCGCGCGCTTGACAGAAATCCTGGCCTCGTGATTACCACGATACAATTCGCGATAATTTGTAGCCGAGCCCGCGTGTAATCTACGATCTTACGGGCACGAGCCGCAATCTATTTCAGATTCGGCTTCGATTCGGCTTATCAATCGACTGTTCGCATTAATCCTAACTCCGAAAGTCCCCGTGTCACAGTTACAGAAGTATCTAGGATTTTTATAAATTCTGTCCGGCCAGCTATTAGCtatgatttttatgcaaaataaacattcttGAGGTCAATTGTACGAGAC from Lasioglossum baleicum chromosome 2, iyLasBale1, whole genome shotgun sequence harbors:
- the LOC143218727 gene encoding uncharacterized protein LOC143218727 gives rise to the protein MGFLAKHAEYSSSMNVKNGMGTTGARSAGAPQKAVGKEKRDGRRRQQRSARRTGGTGSRIGASAPLPTEKERKSKTETPPRRAVVSRGYVGHDTGKERERE